A region from the Streptomyces lydicus genome encodes:
- a CDS encoding dienelactone hydrolase family protein, with product MADHDLTGFDRSTFTHDGATRRILRRGTGPAVIVMAEIPGITPKVLAFAERVAALGCTAVLPVLFGTPGRDADPASAGRLKSGLYTASSLWKVCVSREFTVLATGKSSPVVTWLRALAAHEHQRCGGPGVGAVGMCLTGGFALAMAADDRLLAPVLSQPSLPLPLTRSRSCGIDISAEDLATVRGRCERADLRVMGLRFRSDRLVPGDRFAFLRRELGAAFTAVELDDDAANPDAVLPPHSVLTEHLIDEPGQPTRTALDDVLDLFRTRLLASQQHGGEATGTTATREGA from the coding sequence ATGGCAGATCACGACCTGACCGGATTTGACCGCAGTACCTTCACCCATGACGGCGCCACCCGTCGTATTCTGCGGCGCGGTACGGGGCCCGCGGTGATCGTGATGGCGGAAATACCCGGCATCACGCCCAAGGTGCTGGCATTCGCGGAACGGGTGGCCGCCCTCGGCTGCACGGCCGTGCTCCCGGTGTTGTTCGGCACGCCCGGCCGCGATGCGGACCCTGCGTCCGCCGGCCGGCTGAAGTCCGGGCTCTACACGGCCTCATCGCTGTGGAAGGTGTGTGTGAGCCGGGAATTCACCGTCCTGGCCACGGGAAAGTCGTCCCCCGTGGTCACTTGGCTTCGGGCGCTGGCCGCGCACGAACACCAGCGCTGCGGCGGCCCCGGCGTCGGCGCTGTAGGGATGTGCCTGACCGGCGGTTTCGCCCTGGCCATGGCGGCCGATGACCGCCTTCTCGCCCCCGTGTTGTCCCAGCCGTCCCTGCCGCTGCCGCTGACCAGGAGCCGGTCCTGCGGTATCGACATCTCCGCCGAAGACCTGGCCACCGTGCGGGGCCGCTGTGAGCGTGCGGACCTCCGGGTCATGGGGCTGCGGTTCCGTTCGGACCGGTTGGTACCGGGCGACCGGTTCGCCTTCCTGCGCCGTGAACTCGGTGCGGCGTTCACCGCCGTCGAACTGGACGACGACGCCGCGAACCCCGATGCCGTGCTGCCGCCGCACTCCGTGCTGACCGAGCACCTCATCGACGAACCCGGCCAGCCGACCCGCACCGCGCTGGACGACGTACTCGATCTCTTCCGCACCCGCTTGCTCGCCTCGCAGCAGCACGGCGGCGAGGCGACGGGAACCACGGCCACCCGGGAAGGCGCGTGA
- a CDS encoding S8 family peptidase, with product MAHKRSSKKRLVTAISAAVAATGIAAVTAVTAGASPAAEGKIYGAEAKGAVNGSYIVMLKKSVHTAESGDLAAKYGGKVKRQYSSAIDGFSASGLSTEEAKQLAADPSVDKVVQNKKFHIDASQANPPSWGLDRIDQTDTKGDKKYTYPEAAGEGVTAYVIDTGIHISHKDFGGRASYGFNAIDKGDKAEDDNGHGTHVAGTIAGTEHGVAKKAKVVAVKVLDGQGSGTTEQVVAGIDWVTQHHKGPSVANMSLGGGVDEALDTAVKKAIDAGVTFGVAAGNESSDAGQSSPARVKEAITVASSTKDDQQSDFSNFGKAVDLYAPGSDITSDWNDGATKTISGTSMATPHVVGAAAVYLADHKDAKPADVEKALTDGATEGKISNPSAGTPNKLLKVVK from the coding sequence ATGGCTCACAAGCGTTCCAGCAAGAAGCGGCTGGTCACGGCGATATCCGCCGCAGTAGCCGCCACTGGTATCGCCGCCGTCACCGCGGTCACCGCGGGTGCGTCGCCTGCAGCCGAAGGCAAGATCTACGGAGCCGAGGCCAAGGGCGCCGTGAACGGCAGCTACATCGTCATGCTCAAGAAGTCGGTGCACACCGCCGAGAGCGGCGACCTTGCCGCGAAGTACGGCGGAAAGGTCAAGCGGCAGTACTCCTCCGCGATCGACGGCTTCTCGGCGAGCGGTCTGAGCACGGAAGAGGCCAAGCAGCTCGCCGCCGACCCGTCCGTCGACAAGGTCGTCCAGAACAAGAAGTTCCACATCGACGCCAGCCAGGCCAACCCGCCGTCGTGGGGTCTGGACCGGATCGACCAGACGGACACCAAGGGCGACAAGAAGTACACCTACCCCGAGGCCGCGGGTGAGGGCGTCACCGCCTACGTCATCGACACCGGAATCCACATCAGCCACAAGGACTTCGGTGGCCGCGCGTCGTACGGCTTCAACGCCATCGACAAGGGCGACAAGGCCGAGGACGACAACGGCCATGGCACCCACGTGGCCGGCACCATCGCCGGCACCGAGCACGGTGTCGCCAAGAAGGCCAAGGTCGTGGCCGTCAAGGTCCTCGACGGCCAGGGCTCCGGCACCACCGAGCAGGTCGTCGCGGGCATCGACTGGGTCACCCAGCACCACAAGGGCCCCTCGGTCGCCAACATGTCGCTCGGCGGCGGCGTCGACGAGGCGCTGGACACGGCCGTGAAGAAGGCCATCGACGCCGGTGTCACCTTCGGTGTCGCGGCGGGCAACGAGTCCTCCGACGCGGGCCAGAGCTCCCCGGCGCGCGTGAAGGAGGCCATCACCGTGGCCTCCAGCACCAAGGACGACCAGCAGTCCGACTTCTCCAACTTCGGCAAGGCGGTGGACCTCTACGCCCCCGGTTCCGACATCACCTCGGACTGGAACGACGGCGCCACCAAGACCATCTCCGGTACGTCCATGGCGACTCCGCACGTCGTGGGTGCTGCCGCGGTCTACCTGGCCGACCACAAGGACGCCAAGCCGGCCGACGTGGAGAAGGCCCTGACGGACGGCGCCACGGAGGGCAAGATCAGCAACCCGAGCGCTGGTACGCCCAACAAGCTGCTGAAGGTCGTCAAGTAG
- a CDS encoding aminoglycoside phosphotransferase family protein encodes MTEPTPAAFTETRARDVLASAGRPDAAADAALLSLGENAVFALGDNGPVVRVGRSAELLERAERELAVAGWLAAEGVPAVRAAEPVATLVDGHPVTYWHRLPEAVRPAGPDDLAALLKLVHALPEPPFALPRRELLGGVERWLRLAGDAVSAPDAEYLRGRRDAFAAAATALEPHLPRGPIHGDALTRNVHVGPDGPVLVDLETFSFDLREHDLVVMALSRDRYGLSPDAYDTFVSVYGWDVRDWEGCAVLRGSRETASCAWVSQHAPGNPAALKEFRRRIASLRDKDATVRWYPF; translated from the coding sequence ATGACCGAACCGACCCCCGCCGCTTTCACGGAAACGCGCGCCCGGGACGTACTGGCCTCGGCCGGCCGGCCCGATGCGGCAGCCGACGCCGCGCTGCTCTCGCTCGGCGAGAACGCCGTCTTCGCCCTCGGCGACAACGGGCCGGTCGTACGGGTGGGCCGCAGCGCCGAACTCCTGGAGCGGGCCGAGCGGGAACTGGCGGTGGCGGGGTGGCTGGCGGCCGAGGGAGTGCCGGCCGTACGGGCCGCGGAGCCCGTGGCCACCTTGGTCGACGGACATCCCGTCACCTACTGGCACCGGCTGCCGGAGGCGGTCCGGCCGGCCGGGCCGGACGATCTCGCCGCCCTGCTGAAGCTGGTCCATGCCCTGCCGGAGCCGCCGTTCGCGCTGCCGCGGCGCGAACTGCTCGGTGGCGTCGAGCGGTGGCTGCGCCTGGCCGGCGACGCCGTGTCGGCGCCCGACGCGGAGTATCTGCGCGGGCGGCGGGACGCGTTCGCGGCGGCGGCCACGGCCCTGGAACCGCATCTCCCCCGCGGTCCCATCCACGGCGACGCGCTGACCCGCAACGTTCATGTCGGGCCCGATGGACCGGTGCTGGTCGACCTGGAAACCTTCTCCTTTGATCTGCGGGAACACGACCTGGTCGTCATGGCGCTGAGCCGGGACCGCTATGGCCTGTCCCCGGACGCGTACGACACCTTCGTGTCCGTTTACGGCTGGGACGTCCGGGACTGGGAGGGCTGCGCCGTACTGCGCGGGTCCCGGGAGACGGCGAGCTGCGCCTGGGTGTCCCAGCACGCGCCGGGAAACCCGGCGGCACTCAAGGAGTTCCGGCGCCGCATCGCCTCGCTGCGCGACAAGGACGCGACCGTGCGGTGGTATCCCTTCTGA
- a CDS encoding 3'-5' exonuclease, translating into MSWHQELLVSFDLETTGTDVERDRIVTAALIRLEGDGRAAGQQTWLLDPGVPIPEEASAIHGISTAYVREHGRPPATAIEEITEALADALRADIPLVVMNARYDLSLLDRECRRHGLRTLTDRLGHAPAPVIDPLVLDKHVDRYRKGKRALQALCGHYGVRLEGAHEAGADAAAAAGVARRIGETFPAVALPSPRALHDLQEKAAADQAASFQAYLRRSGDPQAIVERAWPLIPYQAGPGAGA; encoded by the coding sequence ATGAGCTGGCATCAGGAGCTGCTGGTCAGCTTCGACCTGGAGACCACGGGCACCGATGTCGAGCGGGACCGTATCGTCACCGCCGCGCTGATCCGGTTGGAGGGGGACGGCCGCGCGGCCGGGCAGCAGACCTGGCTGCTCGACCCGGGGGTCCCGATCCCCGAGGAAGCGTCGGCCATTCACGGCATTTCCACCGCATATGTCCGAGAACACGGCCGTCCGCCGGCGACCGCCATAGAGGAGATCACCGAGGCACTGGCCGATGCCCTGCGCGCGGACATCCCGCTGGTGGTGATGAACGCCCGGTATGACCTCTCCCTCCTGGACCGCGAGTGCCGGCGCCACGGCCTGCGGACGCTGACCGACCGTCTCGGACACGCCCCCGCACCGGTCATCGACCCCCTCGTCCTGGACAAGCATGTGGACCGCTACCGCAAGGGGAAGCGTGCACTGCAGGCGCTCTGCGGCCACTACGGCGTCCGGCTGGAGGGGGCCCACGAAGCGGGCGCCGACGCGGCGGCAGCGGCCGGGGTCGCCCGGCGCATCGGGGAGACGTTCCCGGCCGTCGCGCTCCCCTCGCCCCGCGCGCTGCATGACCTCCAGGAGAAGGCCGCCGCCGATCAGGCCGCCTCGTTCCAGGCGTATCTGCGGCGCTCCGGCGATCCACAGGCGATAGTCGAGCGGGCCTGGCCCCTGATTCCGTACCAGGCCGGGCCCGGGGCCGGGGCCTGA
- a CDS encoding SDR family NAD(P)-dependent oxidoreductase encodes MDLRLAGQGALVTGSSSGIGATIAGMLADEGCDVLVHGRSAGAAAAVAEQVAARGVRAEVVLGDLTEPGVAEQVALTARDFGARILVNNAGPFAEHDWESSRPADWRAAFEGNVLPTVRVSQTLLPSLRAHGWGRVITIGSRAVRTPLPNMVAYSAAKAAVVNMTTSLARHLAGTGVTANCVSPGVIVTPSLSRMFEQRTGGDEAPAEGPVGGREGGPEGGRDEAEIVAEYAPNPSARLGRPEDIAAAVAYLASPLADYVNGIELRVDGGITGTP; translated from the coding sequence ATGGACCTACGGCTGGCAGGACAGGGCGCGCTGGTGACGGGCAGCAGCTCGGGGATCGGGGCGACGATCGCCGGGATGCTGGCGGACGAGGGCTGCGACGTGCTCGTGCACGGGCGCAGCGCGGGAGCCGCGGCGGCCGTCGCCGAACAGGTCGCGGCCCGCGGCGTACGGGCCGAAGTGGTGCTCGGAGACCTGACGGAGCCGGGCGTCGCCGAGCAGGTCGCCCTCACCGCACGCGACTTCGGTGCCCGCATCCTCGTGAACAACGCCGGTCCGTTCGCCGAGCACGACTGGGAGAGCTCCCGGCCGGCCGACTGGCGGGCCGCCTTCGAGGGGAACGTGCTGCCGACGGTGCGGGTCAGCCAGACGCTGCTGCCCTCGCTGCGGGCGCACGGCTGGGGCCGGGTGATCACCATCGGCAGCCGGGCGGTGCGGACACCACTGCCCAACATGGTGGCGTACTCCGCCGCCAAGGCCGCCGTGGTGAACATGACCACCAGCCTGGCCCGGCATCTCGCCGGGACCGGCGTCACCGCGAACTGTGTGAGTCCGGGAGTGATCGTCACTCCCTCCCTGTCCCGGATGTTCGAGCAGCGGACGGGCGGGGACGAGGCACCGGCGGAGGGCCCGGTGGGCGGACGGGAGGGCGGACCGGAGGGCGGACGGGACGAAGCGGAGATCGTCGCGGAGTACGCGCCCAACCCGAGCGCACGCCTGGGGCGCCCGGAGGACATCGCCGCCGCGGTCGCCTACCTGGCGAGCCCGCTCGCCGACTACGTCAACGGGATCGAGCTGCGGGTCGACGGAGGGATCACGGGGACCCCGTAA
- a CDS encoding SAV2148 family HEPN domain-containing protein, translated as MSGGLELPPGDESHEGHEGGSVDAPPGAVSLARPLEIGAELDWGADAWSEVRTRARRAGRAYIWLNLVEQRLRAVVAAVLRPIYEPVHGDEWVVAAAGPAGQEWVQRAVAVREVSRRKGYLLDPADDNIVSFLTLPQLRELVVQHWPCFEPYFDDRRELELALDELEVARNIVSRNRALSETVLAQAERASARLLDILGSGVGTRISGRLPIDAVEDLVGDRYADVIGVHSDRVRLQRQLPAEDLFGNARRLDAVGIGLNLLVQNYSGRRLVRLAESGCRVRLLFLNPASSAVRRREREIGLKKGEMSRSIEMNILHMRRVRARLRDPGAFEIQVFDETPRFTAYLVDGDGSDGVAVVQPYLRKSRGMESPVLVLRGGGREVVRQDARDAGDGDHGLFETYREEFESMWADSRPVS; from the coding sequence GTGAGCGGCGGGCTGGAGTTGCCCCCTGGTGACGAGAGTCATGAGGGCCATGAGGGCGGCTCCGTCGACGCACCGCCCGGCGCGGTGTCCCTGGCACGACCGCTGGAGATCGGCGCTGAGCTGGACTGGGGCGCCGACGCCTGGAGCGAGGTGCGCACCCGGGCCCGGCGGGCCGGCCGGGCCTACATCTGGCTGAATCTCGTCGAGCAGCGGCTGCGGGCCGTCGTCGCGGCGGTGCTGCGGCCCATCTACGAGCCGGTGCACGGCGACGAATGGGTCGTCGCGGCGGCCGGCCCCGCCGGACAGGAGTGGGTCCAGCGCGCGGTCGCCGTCCGCGAGGTCAGCCGCCGCAAGGGCTACCTCCTCGACCCCGCGGACGACAACATCGTCAGCTTTCTGACGCTGCCGCAACTCCGCGAACTGGTGGTCCAGCACTGGCCCTGCTTCGAGCCGTACTTCGACGACCGCCGCGAGCTCGAGCTGGCCCTCGACGAACTGGAGGTCGCCCGCAACATCGTCTCCCGCAACCGCGCCCTGTCCGAGACGGTCCTCGCGCAGGCCGAGCGCGCCTCCGCCCGCCTCCTGGACATCCTCGGCTCCGGCGTCGGCACCCGGATCTCCGGACGGCTGCCCATCGACGCGGTGGAGGACCTGGTCGGCGACCGCTACGCCGACGTCATCGGGGTGCACTCGGACCGGGTGCGGCTGCAGCGCCAGCTCCCCGCCGAGGACCTGTTCGGCAACGCCCGCCGGCTCGACGCCGTCGGCATCGGACTGAATCTCCTCGTCCAGAACTACTCGGGCCGCCGGCTGGTCCGGCTCGCCGAATCCGGCTGCCGGGTCCGTCTGCTCTTCCTCAACCCGGCCAGCAGCGCGGTCCGCCGCCGGGAGCGCGAAATCGGGCTGAAGAAGGGGGAGATGAGCCGTTCCATCGAGATGAACATCCTCCATATGCGAAGGGTGCGCGCCCGGCTGCGCGACCCCGGAGCCTTCGAGATCCAGGTCTTCGACGAGACCCCGCGCTTCACCGCCTACCTCGTCGACGGGGACGGCTCCGACGGCGTGGCGGTCGTCCAGCCCTACCTCCGCAAGAGCCGCGGCATGGAGTCCCCTGTCCTCGTGCTCCGCGGCGGCGGCCGGGAGGTCGTCCGCCAGGACGCCCGGGACGCCGGCGACGGCGACCACGGCCTCTTCGAGACCTACCGGGAGGAATTCGAGAGCATGTGGGCGGATTCGCGGCCGGTTTCCTGA
- a CDS encoding copper amine oxidase gives MPERRPTGTRRPRRRAAALTAVPVLLTATALLTGPSAQAAPGAPGAPLPAGPAAPAPRCSAAYRITQTLEGGTVWRMCWHYEGNAGLVLDDVSYQPKGERAPIKVLTTAKLAQIHVPYDDGSNEYDDLTGQGFAQGLMKLDPAECPGGTIKTVRVPGAYDPAPPDVSGLCATTRARGHAYRMGPYPGEQARTYQLQGKDLLLYTVNKTGWYEYISEWRFSGDGTMTLQIGATGTLSPSDFDAGDGRGTPIGKGAKDYATSHSHNVFWRLNFGLDGSAANKVEQFDSATTIRPGGNTPTIRTTRTPVTKELAGDSGPLRWWRVVSDTGKNQDGHPRSYQIVPGPSSKYTGRSYTTHDIYFTEYNKCEQFASNNLANCGARAGKSVDTWVNGQPLKHPIAWVNIGFHHIARDEDQEPMPVHWQGFQLVPRDVTAMNPLTPPALSGHNGHYG, from the coding sequence ATGCCCGAAAGACGCCCCACCGGTACCCGCCGCCCGCGCCGCCGTGCCGCGGCCCTCACCGCCGTCCCCGTGCTGCTCACGGCGACCGCCCTGCTGACCGGCCCCTCCGCCCAGGCCGCCCCCGGAGCCCCCGGAGCCCCGCTCCCTGCGGGCCCGGCCGCCCCCGCTCCCCGCTGCAGCGCCGCCTACCGCATCACCCAGACGCTGGAGGGCGGCACCGTCTGGCGGATGTGCTGGCACTACGAAGGCAACGCCGGTCTCGTCCTGGACGACGTCTCCTACCAGCCCAAGGGCGAACGCGCCCCGATCAAGGTGCTCACCACCGCCAAGCTCGCCCAGATCCACGTCCCCTACGACGACGGCAGCAACGAATACGACGACCTCACCGGTCAGGGCTTCGCCCAGGGCCTGATGAAGCTCGACCCCGCCGAATGCCCCGGCGGCACCATCAAGACCGTCCGGGTACCCGGCGCCTACGACCCCGCACCCCCCGACGTCAGCGGCCTGTGCGCCACCACCCGCGCCCGCGGCCACGCCTACCGGATGGGCCCCTACCCCGGCGAGCAGGCCAGGACCTACCAGCTCCAGGGCAAGGACCTGCTGCTCTACACCGTCAACAAGACCGGCTGGTACGAGTACATCAGCGAGTGGCGGTTCTCCGGCGACGGCACCATGACCCTGCAGATCGGCGCCACCGGCACCCTCTCACCCAGCGACTTCGACGCCGGCGACGGCCGGGGCACGCCGATCGGCAAGGGCGCCAAGGACTACGCCACCAGCCACAGCCACAACGTCTTCTGGCGGCTGAACTTCGGCCTGGACGGCAGCGCCGCCAACAAGGTCGAGCAGTTCGACTCCGCCACCACGATCCGGCCCGGCGGCAACACCCCCACCATCCGCACCACCCGTACCCCGGTCACCAAGGAACTGGCCGGGGACTCCGGCCCGCTGCGCTGGTGGCGGGTGGTGAGCGACACCGGAAAGAACCAGGACGGCCACCCGCGCTCGTACCAAATCGTGCCGGGCCCCTCCAGCAAGTACACCGGACGCAGTTACACCACACACGACATTTACTTCACCGAGTACAACAAATGCGAGCAGTTCGCCAGCAACAACCTGGCCAATTGCGGTGCGCGGGCCGGCAAGAGCGTCGACACCTGGGTCAACGGCCAGCCGCTGAAACACCCCATCGCGTGGGTCAACATCGGGTTCCACCACATCGCCAGGGACGAGGACCAGGAACCCATGCCTGTTCACTGGCAGGGCTTCCAGCTGGTTCCCCGTGACGTCACCGCTATGAATCCGCTCACTCCCCCCGCACTGTCCGGGCACAACGGGCACTATGGATAA
- a CDS encoding Tat pathway signal sequence domain protein — protein sequence MRHLMHRHLGKVLAGTALALTGTALMAAITLPAGADAAGGAGGPSRPGAVGRSVPGADPGPPPPGVVEAARPQGERGRGRDPLTDDELRRARDLARPRTRRGVAADVTGRSGPEPLTTDLAELTPAEAGLADPPRRALVSSYDYRSDSYLTTTVNLTTSKVESTDTQHGVQPPPSHAEAVEAVRLLIAAPLGAGLRQDFHEATGRDLTGPDPLAVTGFVYRGRAEGEAPGALADCGEHRCIRLFTKVKDGPWIDTRRLVIDLSARTVARLG from the coding sequence GTGCGCCATCTGATGCACCGCCACCTCGGCAAGGTCCTCGCGGGGACCGCCCTCGCACTGACCGGCACCGCCCTCATGGCCGCGATCACCCTCCCCGCCGGCGCGGACGCCGCCGGCGGGGCGGGCGGCCCGAGCCGGCCCGGTGCGGTGGGCCGGTCCGTGCCGGGAGCCGATCCTGGGCCCCCGCCGCCCGGCGTCGTCGAGGCGGCCCGCCCGCAGGGGGAACGCGGCCGGGGACGGGACCCGCTCACCGACGACGAACTGCGGCGGGCCCGGGATCTGGCCCGGCCGCGCACCCGGCGCGGTGTCGCCGCCGACGTCACCGGACGGTCCGGGCCCGAACCCCTCACCACCGACCTGGCCGAACTCACCCCCGCGGAGGCCGGGCTCGCCGACCCGCCGCGCCGGGCCCTGGTGTCCTCCTACGACTACCGGAGCGACAGCTACCTCACCACCACCGTCAACCTCACGACCTCGAAGGTGGAGTCGACGGACACCCAGCACGGTGTTCAGCCGCCGCCCAGCCACGCGGAGGCCGTCGAGGCGGTCCGGCTGCTGATCGCCGCCCCGTTGGGAGCCGGGCTGCGCCAGGACTTCCACGAGGCCACCGGACGTGACCTCACCGGCCCTGACCCGCTCGCCGTGACCGGCTTCGTCTACCGCGGCCGCGCGGAGGGCGAGGCGCCGGGCGCCCTGGCCGACTGCGGGGAACACCGCTGCATCCGCCTCTTCACCAAGGTGAAGGACGGCCCGTGGATCGACACCCGCCGCTTGGTGATCGACCTCAGTGCCCGCACCGTCGCCCGCCTCGGCTGA
- the glgX gene encoding glycogen debranching protein GlgX, with the protein MQVWPGQMYPLGATYDGAGTNFAVFSEAAKRIELCLLHDDGSETAVELRESDANVRHAYLPGVMPGARYGFRAHGPYEPERGLRCNSAKLLLDPYARAVSGRIDWDEAVYGYHFGRPEVRNDLDSAPHTMASVVVNPYFDWGDDRPPRTAYHETVLYEAHVKGLTMRHPELPEELRGTYAALAHPAVIDHLTKLGVTALELMPVHQFVQDHRLVDAGLTNYWGYNTIGFFAPHNAYASWGDRGQQVLEFKTAVRALHQAGIEVILDVVYNHTAEGSHLGPTLSFRGLDNASYYRLSDDKQYYMDTTGTGNSLLMRSPHVLQLVMDSLRYWVQEMRVDGFRFDLAATLARQFHEVDRLSSFFDLVHQDPVVSQVKLIAEPWDVGEGGYQVGNFPPLWTEWNGKYRDTVRDLWRGEPRTLAEFGSRLTGSSDLYQEDGRRPLASVNFVTCHDGFTLHDLVAYNEKHNEANGEDNQDGERFNRSWNCGAEGPTDVPGVRRLRARQMRNFVATLMLSQGVPMLSHGDEFGRSQDGNNNAYCQDNELSWVRWPERGPAGGGAGAPGAPGATDEAYGAPEGGEASEADGASVGDAASERDAEQWALLEFVRQMVWLRRDHPVFRRRRFFQGHPMEGTHDELSDIVWFTAGGEEMGPRDWQSVHAKSLAVFLNGSSISEPGPRGEPVTDDSFLLLFNAHDQEKEFIVPEHLGRQWQVVVDTDRPRAVADGGGAKVKAGDRLTLIGRSLLVLQRPA; encoded by the coding sequence ATGCAGGTCTGGCCGGGACAGATGTATCCGCTGGGTGCCACCTATGACGGGGCGGGCACCAACTTCGCGGTGTTCTCCGAAGCCGCGAAGCGCATCGAACTGTGTCTGCTGCACGACGACGGTTCGGAGACCGCCGTCGAGCTGCGGGAGAGCGACGCCAATGTGCGGCACGCGTACCTTCCGGGGGTGATGCCGGGAGCACGCTACGGCTTCCGGGCGCACGGTCCGTACGAACCGGAACGGGGGCTGCGCTGCAATTCGGCGAAGCTGCTGCTCGATCCGTACGCACGGGCCGTGAGCGGCCGGATCGACTGGGACGAGGCCGTCTACGGCTACCACTTCGGGCGTCCCGAGGTCCGCAACGATCTGGACTCGGCGCCGCACACCATGGCGTCGGTGGTGGTCAACCCCTACTTCGACTGGGGTGACGACCGCCCGCCCCGTACCGCGTATCACGAGACGGTGCTCTACGAGGCCCATGTGAAGGGCCTGACGATGCGCCATCCGGAGCTCCCCGAGGAGCTGCGCGGCACCTACGCCGCGCTGGCGCATCCGGCGGTCATCGACCACCTCACCAAGCTCGGGGTGACCGCGCTGGAGCTGATGCCGGTGCACCAGTTCGTCCAGGACCACCGGCTGGTGGACGCGGGGCTGACGAACTACTGGGGCTACAACACCATCGGGTTCTTCGCCCCGCACAACGCCTATGCGTCGTGGGGCGACCGCGGGCAGCAGGTGCTGGAGTTCAAGACGGCGGTGCGGGCACTGCACCAGGCCGGTATCGAGGTGATCCTCGATGTCGTCTACAACCACACCGCCGAGGGCAGCCATCTGGGCCCGACGCTGTCGTTCCGGGGGCTGGACAACGCCTCGTACTACCGGCTGTCGGACGACAAGCAGTACTACATGGACACCACGGGCACCGGGAATTCGCTGCTGATGCGCAGCCCGCATGTGCTCCAGCTGGTGATGGACTCGCTGCGCTACTGGGTGCAGGAGATGCGGGTGGACGGCTTCCGCTTCGATCTGGCGGCGACGCTGGCCCGGCAGTTCCACGAGGTGGACCGGCTGTCGTCGTTCTTCGACCTGGTCCACCAGGACCCGGTCGTCAGCCAGGTGAAGCTGATCGCCGAGCCGTGGGACGTCGGCGAGGGCGGCTATCAGGTGGGGAACTTCCCGCCGCTGTGGACCGAGTGGAACGGGAAGTACCGCGACACCGTGCGGGACCTGTGGCGGGGCGAACCGCGCACCCTGGCCGAGTTCGGGTCCCGGCTGACGGGTTCGTCGGACCTCTACCAGGAGGACGGGCGGCGGCCGCTGGCCTCGGTGAACTTCGTGACCTGCCATGACGGCTTCACGCTGCACGATCTGGTCGCGTACAACGAGAAGCACAACGAGGCCAACGGCGAGGACAACCAGGACGGTGAACGCTTCAACCGGTCCTGGAACTGCGGTGCCGAGGGGCCGACCGACGTTCCCGGGGTGCGCCGGCTGCGGGCACGGCAGATGCGCAACTTCGTCGCCACACTGATGCTGTCGCAGGGCGTGCCGATGCTCAGCCACGGGGACGAGTTCGGCCGCAGCCAGGACGGCAACAACAACGCGTACTGCCAGGACAACGAGCTGTCGTGGGTGCGCTGGCCGGAACGGGGACCGGCGGGCGGGGGCGCCGGCGCACCTGGCGCGCCCGGGGCCACGGACGAGGCGTACGGGGCGCCGGAGGGGGGCGAGGCGTCAGAGGCGGATGGGGCATCGGTGGGGGACGCCGCATCGGAGCGGGATGCGGAGCAGTGGGCGCTGCTGGAGTTCGTGCGGCAGATGGTGTGGCTGCGGCGCGACCATCCGGTGTTCCGGCGCCGGCGGTTCTTCCAGGGGCACCCGATGGAGGGCACCCACGACGAGCTGTCCGACATCGTGTGGTTCACGGCGGGCGGCGAGGAGATGGGGCCGCGCGACTGGCAGTCGGTGCACGCCAAGTCGCTGGCGGTGTTCCTCAACGGCAGCTCGATCTCCGAGCCGGGCCCGCGGGGCGAACCGGTCACCGACGACTCGTTCCTGCTGCTGTTCAACGCCCATGACCAGGAGAAGGAGTTCATCGTCCCCGAGCACCTGGGCCGGCAGTGGCAGGTCGTGGTGGACACCGACCGGCCGCGGGCGGTGGCGGACGGCGGCGGCGCCAAGGTCAAGGCCGGCGACCGGCTGACACTCATCGGCCGGAGCCTGCTGGTGCTGCAGCGGCCTGCCTAG